In one Brienomyrus brachyistius isolate T26 chromosome 5, BBRACH_0.4, whole genome shotgun sequence genomic region, the following are encoded:
- the LOC125741837 gene encoding caskin-2-like isoform X2: MGKEQELLQAVKNGDLPSAQKLVAKVKANRSKLLGSTKRLNVNYQDSDGFSALHHAALTGTIDLMSLLLEAQATVDIKDSNGMRPLHYAAWQGKADSVLMLLRSGASVNGASLDGQIPLHLAAQYGHYEVSEMLLQHQSNSCLVNKVKKTPLDLACEFGRLKVTQLLLNSNMIGALLEGERKDGSESSANTPLHLAARNGHKDIIRMLLKAGIDINRTTKAGTALHEAALYGKTEVVRLLLDAGIDVNIRNTYNQTALDIVNQFTTSHASKDIKQLLRDATGFLQVRAMKDFWNLHDPTALNIRAGDIIMVLEQHMDGRWKGHIHDSQRGTDRVGYFPPSIVEVISRRAGGTLSRHASLPNQRQLFLSRAPLATSLSSAPQSDDSYMLYATPPHLTLPRTNGLDDNAGMRAGSPALLSEPACPSEDIWVLRNSVTAGDRNSVGSTGSVGSTRSAGSGQSTESSHAPNGSQHSTGAGDLSKMVQKLSSGSDPVKQPDVLQGGSRRQNLNSLKAVEQGFTQQFVRPEQLLEGRDAEAIYQWLSEFQLEQYTGNFLSAGYDVPTISRMTPEDLTAIGVTKPGHRKKISIEIGNLSIPEWLPDYMPSDLTEWLSAIGLPQYHKKLSENGYDSISIVKDITWEDLQEIGITKLGHQKKIMLAVKRLSDIQKAHSQAEAGQGTLRRKLPGALDLVAIESLESGECPSPHTPKMLTFQDSELSAELQSAMCGSYSGCQDGLAMRSVAAMSVSQESIGTRSRGSGHSQEPPALGATRSRSQESLGSGDSGGSRSNGSPGKERNIPEGRDQRQALQHKMELFQQTAPSATPPHTPSKAPGFVYPSIPAKLTSGGSLALAYQSTSQGPTAKKAFSYLQSHCGSSDTPGAPRLPVNGDSFRPKKRTQSLTRYALSDGEPDEDELPSTPSGTLASYATLTRRPGRSQLARLHSTPEGTVGRSQSFAIRARRKGPPPPPPKRLSSVSGGTSPETPAAVPSSGVEVESAGSVKSISAMLDPTGSRVGTSLVPRRLDKSGPTKELMTTPKPTSPVPPPKPVLPAELREPAGGRRRTVSEPAACENSEGKADSSVHSDMEEDSRGGPDLESSSSPQHSSSECIPFAEEGNLTIKQRPKIGGPLKPDPSGKDPEKAQVVKTSDVPEFNLKESDTVKRRHKPKDKDPQKEEAPPAGQPSGAHPESDDAVSRRIAEIEKSLLSLEKGSSAGRPQKPPLSPKPASPEKPPSVPLQVPVSPAARVPSVTLSVVQSVAFVAPSPEPGPSHLLSPHDSAPVTGKVGVCLGREPRLTSSTVVVKRLEQTSSSLEAALKAVERELTLEGSTDSPHSSASMAKSAGNILDDIGNMFDDLADQLDAMLD; encoded by the exons ATTTTCGGCTCTGCACCATGCTGCTCTTACCGGCACCATAGACCTCATGTCGCTGCTGTTGGAGGCCCAAGCCACGGTGGACATCAAGGACAGCAACG GCATGCGGCCTCTGCATTACGCCGCATGGCAGGGCAAGGCCGACTCCGTGCTGATGCTGCTTCGCTCCGGGGCCTCGGTCAACGGTGCCTCACTGGACGGGCAGATTCCACTGCACCTGGCCGCCCAGTACGGCCACTATGAGGTG TCTGAGATGCTACTTCAGCACCAGTCGAACTCGTGCTTGGTCAACAAGGTTAAGAAGACCCCCCTGGACCTTGCCTGTGAGTTCGGTAGGCTGAAG GTCACCCAACTGCTCCTTAACAGTAACATGATCGGGGCCCTTTTGGAAGGAGAGAGGAAGGACGGCTCCGAGTCCTCTGCCAACACGCCCCTGCACCTGGCTGCCCGCAATGGACACAAAGACATCATCAG GATGCTCCTGAAAGCAGGCATTGACATTAACAGGACCACTAAGGCAGGCACCGCTTTGCATGAGGCCGCCCTCTACGGGAAGACTGAAGTAGTGCGACTGCTGCTGGAT GCCGGAATCGACGTCAACATCCGAAATACCTACAACCAGACGGCGCTGGACATCGTGAACCAGTTCACCACCTCGCATGCCAGCAAGGACATCAAGCAGCTCCTCCGAG ATGCTACCGGCTTCCTGCAGGTGAGAGCAATGAAAGACTTCTGGAATCTTCACGACCCCACGGCCCTCAACATCCGAGCTGGGGACATTATCATG GTACTGGAGCAGCACATGGACGGCCGCTGGAAGGGGCACATCCACGACAGCCAGAGGGGCACCGACCGTGTGGGCTACTTCCCCCCCTCCATCGTTGAGGTTATCAGCCGGCGTGCAG ggggcaccctCTCCAGGCACGCCTCCCTACCCAACCAGCGCCAGCTCTTCCTATCAAGAGCACCCCTTGCCACCAGTCTGAGCTCCGCCCCCCAGTCTGATGACTCCTACATGTTGTACGCAACCCCCCCTCACCTCACCTTGCCCCGTACCAACGGCCTGGATGACAATGCAG GTATGCGAGCCGGCAGTCCCGCCCTCCTCTCTGAGCCGGCTTGTCCCAGTGAGGACATATGGGTCCTCAGAAACTCAGTCACTG CTGGGGACAGGAACAGCGTGGGCAGTACGGGCAGCGTGGGAAGCACTCGGAGTGCCGGAAGCGGGCAGAGCACGGAGAGCAGCCACGCCCCCAACGGCTCACAGCACAGCACCGGAGCCGGTGACCTCAGCAAG ATGGTACAGAAGCTCAGCTCAGGATCTGACCCAGTCAAGCAGCCCGACGTGCTTCAAG GTGGCTCACGGCGACAGAACCtgaacagcctgaaagctgtGGAGCAGGGATTCACCCAGCAGTTTGTCCGTCCTGAGCAGCTTCTcgagggcagg gaTGCCGAGGCCATTTACCAGTGGCTGAGTGAGTTTCAGTTGGAGCAGTACACAGGCAACTTCCTCAGCGCTGGCTACGACGTGCCCACAATCAGCCGCATGACGCCTGAG GACCTTACTGCCATTGGGGTGACCAAACCAGGCCATCGCAAGAAGATCTCCATAGAGATCGGAAACCTGAGCATCCCAGAGTGGCTGCCGGACTACATGCCG tcGGACCTCACTGAGTGGCTCAGCGCCATTGGGCTTCCTCAGTACCACAAGAAGCTGTCAGAGAATGGCTATGACTCCATTAGCATCGTGAAGGACATCACCTGGGAGGACTTGCAGGAGATTGGCATCACCAAGCTGG GCCACCAGAAAAAGATAATGCTGGCAGTGAAGAGGCTGTCTGACATCCAGAAAGCCCACAGCCAGGCAGAGGCGGGCCAGGGAACGCTGCGCCGGAAGCTGCCTGGCGCACTGGACTTGGTGGCCATTGAGTCCCTGGAGAGTGGGGAGTGCCCCTCACCCCACACACCCAAGATGCTGACTTTCCAGGACAGCGAGCTGAGCGCCGAGCTGCAGAGCGCCATGTGCGGCTCCTACAGCGGCTGTCAGGATGGATTAGCCATGCGGAGTGTGGCGGCCATGTCCGTCAGCCAGGAGAGCATTGGCACACGCTCGCGGGGCTCGGGACACTCCCAGGAGCCGCCGGCCTTGGGGGCCACGCGCAGTCGCTCTCAGGAGAGCCTGGGCAGCGGGGACAGCGGGGGCAGCCGCTCGAATGGCAGTCCGGGGAAGGAGCGTAACATTCCTGAAGGCCGGGACCAGCGGCAGGCCCTGCAGCATAAGATGGAGCTTTTTCAGCAGACTGCCCCCAGTGCAACGCCTCCCCACACCCCCAGCAAGGCGCCGGGGTTCGTATACCCGTCTATACCGGCGAAGCTCACATCGGGCGGCTCTCTGGCACTGGCTTACCAGAGCACCTCCCAGGGCCCCACTGCTAAGAAGGCCTTCAGCTACCTGCAATCCCACTGTGGCAGCTCCGACACACCGGGGGCACCCAGGCTGCCAGTGAATGGTGACTCCTTCAGGCCCAAGAAGCGCACCCAGAGCCTGACACGCTATGCGCTGTCGGACGGTGAGCCCGATGAGGATGAGCTGCCTTCAACGCCCTCGGGGACCCTAGCATCCTACGCCACCCTGACACGGCGGCCAGGCCGCAGCCAGCTAGCCCGCCTGCACTCGACCCCAGAGGGCACCGTCGGCCGCAGTCAGTCGTTTGCCATCCGCGCGCGGCGGAAGGGacctcccccgcccccgccgAAACGACTGAGCTCGGTGAGCGGTGGGACCAGCCCTGAAACGCCCGCGGCAGTGCCTTCCAGTGGAGTGGAGGTGGAGAGCGCGGGCAGCGTGAAAAGCATATCGGCCATGCTGGACCCCACGGGTTCCCGTGTGGGAACATCCCTGGTGCCCCGCAGACTGGACAAGTCAGGACCAACAAAGGAACTCATGACTACCCCAAAACCTACCTCCCCAGTGCCGCCTCCAAAGCCAGTACTGCCAGCAGAGCTGAGGGAGCCAGCAGGAGGCCGGAGGCGGACGGTGAGCGAGCCGGCAGCATGTGAGAACAGtgagggcaaggctgacagcagCGTGCACTCCGACATGGAGGAGGACAGCAGGGGCGGGCCAGACCTGGAGAGCTCCTCATCGCCTCAGCACAGCTCCAGCGAGTGCATCCCCTTTGCTGAGGAGGGCAACCTCACTATCAAGCAGCGGCCCAAGATCGGTGGGCCCCTAAAGCCGGACCCGAGTGGTAAAGATCCTGAGAAGGCCCAGGTGGTCAAGACCTCCGACGTCCCTGAGTTCAATCTGAAGGAGTCAGACACGGTCAAGCGGCGCCATAAACCCAAAGACAAGGATCCCCAAAAGGAAGAGGCACCACCTGCGGGGCAGCCTAGTGGGGCACATCCAGAGAGCGATGACGCGGTCAGCCGGAGGATTGCCGAGATCGAGAAGAGCCTTCTCAGCTTAGAGAAAGGGAGTTCAGCTGGACGGCCGCAAAAGCCCCCCCTCTCCCCGAAACCCGCCAGTCCTGAGAAACCCCCttctgtgcctcttcaggtcCCTGTCTCACCCGCAG CTCGAGTCCCCAGTGTGACCCTCAGCGTGGTGCAGAGCGTGGCCTTCGTGGCCCCCTCACCTGAGCCCGGCCCTTCCCACCTGCTGAGCCCTCACGACTCGGCCCCGGTGACAGGGAAGGTGGGTGTGTGTCTAGGCCGGGAGCCGCGCCTGACCTCAAGCACAGTGGTGGTGAAGCGCCTGGAGCAGACCAGCAGCTCCCTGGAGGCAGCGTTGAAGGCTGTAGAGAGGGAGCTGACACTAGAGGGCAGCACTGACAG CCCACACAGTTCTGCCAGCATGGCGAAGTCAGCTGGAAACATCCTGGATGACATTGGGAACATGTTTGACGACCTGGCTGACCAGCTGGACGCCATGCTGGACTGA
- the LOC125741837 gene encoding caskin-2-like isoform X3 has product MGKEQELLQAVKNGDLPSAQKLVAKVKANRSKLLGSTKRLNVNYQDSDGFSALHHAALTGTIDLMSLLLEAQATVDIKDSNGMRPLHYAAWQGKADSVLMLLRSGASVNGASLDGQIPLHLAAQYGHYEVSEMLLQHQSNSCLVNKVKKTPLDLACEFGRLKVTQLLLNSNMIGALLEGERKDGSESSANTPLHLAARNGHKDIIRMLLKAGIDINRTTKAGTALHEAALYGKTEVVRLLLDAGIDVNIRNTYNQTALDIVNQFTTSHASKDIKQLLRDATGFLQVRAMKDFWNLHDPTALNIRAGDIIMVLEQHMDGRWKGHIHDSQRGTDRVGYFPPSIVEVISRRAGGTLSRHASLPNQRQLFLSRAPLATSLSSAPQSDDSYMLYATPPHLTLPRTNGLDDNAAGDRNSVGSTGSVGSTRSAGSGQSTESSHAPNGSQHSTGAGDLSKQLPPVCDKMVQKLSSGSDPVKQPDVLQGGSRRQNLNSLKAVEQGFTQQFVRPEQLLEGRDAEAIYQWLSEFQLEQYTGNFLSAGYDVPTISRMTPEDLTAIGVTKPGHRKKISIEIGNLSIPEWLPDYMPSDLTEWLSAIGLPQYHKKLSENGYDSISIVKDITWEDLQEIGITKLGHQKKIMLAVKRLSDIQKAHSQAEAGQGTLRRKLPGALDLVAIESLESGECPSPHTPKMLTFQDSELSAELQSAMCGSYSGCQDGLAMRSVAAMSVSQESIGTRSRGSGHSQEPPALGATRSRSQESLGSGDSGGSRSNGSPGKERNIPEGRDQRQALQHKMELFQQTAPSATPPHTPSKAPGFVYPSIPAKLTSGGSLALAYQSTSQGPTAKKAFSYLQSHCGSSDTPGAPRLPVNGDSFRPKKRTQSLTRYALSDGEPDEDELPSTPSGTLASYATLTRRPGRSQLARLHSTPEGTVGRSQSFAIRARRKGPPPPPPKRLSSVSGGTSPETPAAVPSSGVEVESAGSVKSISAMLDPTGSRVGTSLVPRRLDKSGPTKELMTTPKPTSPVPPPKPVLPAELREPAGGRRRTVSEPAACENSEGKADSSVHSDMEEDSRGGPDLESSSSPQHSSSECIPFAEEGNLTIKQRPKIGGPLKPDPSGKDPEKAQVVKTSDVPEFNLKESDTVKRRHKPKDKDPQKEEAPPAGQPSGAHPESDDAVSRRIAEIEKSLLSLEKGSSAGRPQKPPLSPKPASPEKPPSVPLQVPVSPAARVPSVTLSVVQSVAFVAPSPEPGPSHLLSPHDSAPVTGKVGVCLGREPRLTSSTVVVKRLEQTSSSLEAALKAVERELTLEGSTDSPHSSASMAKSAGNILDDIGNMFDDLADQLDAMLD; this is encoded by the exons ATTTTCGGCTCTGCACCATGCTGCTCTTACCGGCACCATAGACCTCATGTCGCTGCTGTTGGAGGCCCAAGCCACGGTGGACATCAAGGACAGCAACG GCATGCGGCCTCTGCATTACGCCGCATGGCAGGGCAAGGCCGACTCCGTGCTGATGCTGCTTCGCTCCGGGGCCTCGGTCAACGGTGCCTCACTGGACGGGCAGATTCCACTGCACCTGGCCGCCCAGTACGGCCACTATGAGGTG TCTGAGATGCTACTTCAGCACCAGTCGAACTCGTGCTTGGTCAACAAGGTTAAGAAGACCCCCCTGGACCTTGCCTGTGAGTTCGGTAGGCTGAAG GTCACCCAACTGCTCCTTAACAGTAACATGATCGGGGCCCTTTTGGAAGGAGAGAGGAAGGACGGCTCCGAGTCCTCTGCCAACACGCCCCTGCACCTGGCTGCCCGCAATGGACACAAAGACATCATCAG GATGCTCCTGAAAGCAGGCATTGACATTAACAGGACCACTAAGGCAGGCACCGCTTTGCATGAGGCCGCCCTCTACGGGAAGACTGAAGTAGTGCGACTGCTGCTGGAT GCCGGAATCGACGTCAACATCCGAAATACCTACAACCAGACGGCGCTGGACATCGTGAACCAGTTCACCACCTCGCATGCCAGCAAGGACATCAAGCAGCTCCTCCGAG ATGCTACCGGCTTCCTGCAGGTGAGAGCAATGAAAGACTTCTGGAATCTTCACGACCCCACGGCCCTCAACATCCGAGCTGGGGACATTATCATG GTACTGGAGCAGCACATGGACGGCCGCTGGAAGGGGCACATCCACGACAGCCAGAGGGGCACCGACCGTGTGGGCTACTTCCCCCCCTCCATCGTTGAGGTTATCAGCCGGCGTGCAG ggggcaccctCTCCAGGCACGCCTCCCTACCCAACCAGCGCCAGCTCTTCCTATCAAGAGCACCCCTTGCCACCAGTCTGAGCTCCGCCCCCCAGTCTGATGACTCCTACATGTTGTACGCAACCCCCCCTCACCTCACCTTGCCCCGTACCAACGGCCTGGATGACAATGCAG CTGGGGACAGGAACAGCGTGGGCAGTACGGGCAGCGTGGGAAGCACTCGGAGTGCCGGAAGCGGGCAGAGCACGGAGAGCAGCCACGCCCCCAACGGCTCACAGCACAGCACCGGAGCCGGTGACCTCAGCAAG CAACTTCCCCCTGTCTGTGATAAGATGGTACAGAAGCTCAGCTCAGGATCTGACCCAGTCAAGCAGCCCGACGTGCTTCAAG GTGGCTCACGGCGACAGAACCtgaacagcctgaaagctgtGGAGCAGGGATTCACCCAGCAGTTTGTCCGTCCTGAGCAGCTTCTcgagggcagg gaTGCCGAGGCCATTTACCAGTGGCTGAGTGAGTTTCAGTTGGAGCAGTACACAGGCAACTTCCTCAGCGCTGGCTACGACGTGCCCACAATCAGCCGCATGACGCCTGAG GACCTTACTGCCATTGGGGTGACCAAACCAGGCCATCGCAAGAAGATCTCCATAGAGATCGGAAACCTGAGCATCCCAGAGTGGCTGCCGGACTACATGCCG tcGGACCTCACTGAGTGGCTCAGCGCCATTGGGCTTCCTCAGTACCACAAGAAGCTGTCAGAGAATGGCTATGACTCCATTAGCATCGTGAAGGACATCACCTGGGAGGACTTGCAGGAGATTGGCATCACCAAGCTGG GCCACCAGAAAAAGATAATGCTGGCAGTGAAGAGGCTGTCTGACATCCAGAAAGCCCACAGCCAGGCAGAGGCGGGCCAGGGAACGCTGCGCCGGAAGCTGCCTGGCGCACTGGACTTGGTGGCCATTGAGTCCCTGGAGAGTGGGGAGTGCCCCTCACCCCACACACCCAAGATGCTGACTTTCCAGGACAGCGAGCTGAGCGCCGAGCTGCAGAGCGCCATGTGCGGCTCCTACAGCGGCTGTCAGGATGGATTAGCCATGCGGAGTGTGGCGGCCATGTCCGTCAGCCAGGAGAGCATTGGCACACGCTCGCGGGGCTCGGGACACTCCCAGGAGCCGCCGGCCTTGGGGGCCACGCGCAGTCGCTCTCAGGAGAGCCTGGGCAGCGGGGACAGCGGGGGCAGCCGCTCGAATGGCAGTCCGGGGAAGGAGCGTAACATTCCTGAAGGCCGGGACCAGCGGCAGGCCCTGCAGCATAAGATGGAGCTTTTTCAGCAGACTGCCCCCAGTGCAACGCCTCCCCACACCCCCAGCAAGGCGCCGGGGTTCGTATACCCGTCTATACCGGCGAAGCTCACATCGGGCGGCTCTCTGGCACTGGCTTACCAGAGCACCTCCCAGGGCCCCACTGCTAAGAAGGCCTTCAGCTACCTGCAATCCCACTGTGGCAGCTCCGACACACCGGGGGCACCCAGGCTGCCAGTGAATGGTGACTCCTTCAGGCCCAAGAAGCGCACCCAGAGCCTGACACGCTATGCGCTGTCGGACGGTGAGCCCGATGAGGATGAGCTGCCTTCAACGCCCTCGGGGACCCTAGCATCCTACGCCACCCTGACACGGCGGCCAGGCCGCAGCCAGCTAGCCCGCCTGCACTCGACCCCAGAGGGCACCGTCGGCCGCAGTCAGTCGTTTGCCATCCGCGCGCGGCGGAAGGGacctcccccgcccccgccgAAACGACTGAGCTCGGTGAGCGGTGGGACCAGCCCTGAAACGCCCGCGGCAGTGCCTTCCAGTGGAGTGGAGGTGGAGAGCGCGGGCAGCGTGAAAAGCATATCGGCCATGCTGGACCCCACGGGTTCCCGTGTGGGAACATCCCTGGTGCCCCGCAGACTGGACAAGTCAGGACCAACAAAGGAACTCATGACTACCCCAAAACCTACCTCCCCAGTGCCGCCTCCAAAGCCAGTACTGCCAGCAGAGCTGAGGGAGCCAGCAGGAGGCCGGAGGCGGACGGTGAGCGAGCCGGCAGCATGTGAGAACAGtgagggcaaggctgacagcagCGTGCACTCCGACATGGAGGAGGACAGCAGGGGCGGGCCAGACCTGGAGAGCTCCTCATCGCCTCAGCACAGCTCCAGCGAGTGCATCCCCTTTGCTGAGGAGGGCAACCTCACTATCAAGCAGCGGCCCAAGATCGGTGGGCCCCTAAAGCCGGACCCGAGTGGTAAAGATCCTGAGAAGGCCCAGGTGGTCAAGACCTCCGACGTCCCTGAGTTCAATCTGAAGGAGTCAGACACGGTCAAGCGGCGCCATAAACCCAAAGACAAGGATCCCCAAAAGGAAGAGGCACCACCTGCGGGGCAGCCTAGTGGGGCACATCCAGAGAGCGATGACGCGGTCAGCCGGAGGATTGCCGAGATCGAGAAGAGCCTTCTCAGCTTAGAGAAAGGGAGTTCAGCTGGACGGCCGCAAAAGCCCCCCCTCTCCCCGAAACCCGCCAGTCCTGAGAAACCCCCttctgtgcctcttcaggtcCCTGTCTCACCCGCAG CTCGAGTCCCCAGTGTGACCCTCAGCGTGGTGCAGAGCGTGGCCTTCGTGGCCCCCTCACCTGAGCCCGGCCCTTCCCACCTGCTGAGCCCTCACGACTCGGCCCCGGTGACAGGGAAGGTGGGTGTGTGTCTAGGCCGGGAGCCGCGCCTGACCTCAAGCACAGTGGTGGTGAAGCGCCTGGAGCAGACCAGCAGCTCCCTGGAGGCAGCGTTGAAGGCTGTAGAGAGGGAGCTGACACTAGAGGGCAGCACTGACAG CCCACACAGTTCTGCCAGCATGGCGAAGTCAGCTGGAAACATCCTGGATGACATTGGGAACATGTTTGACGACCTGGCTGACCAGCTGGACGCCATGCTGGACTGA